The genomic segment CAAATTGCCCATGACAGTCGAAAATGTTCAGGCACAGTCAAGACTTCATTTCCGTTGCGGCAGTAGTTTCATGCTATTCACTGTAATTGTTGGGATGTTTGTCTACTTCCTCGTGCCGACCGACCCATTTTGGTTACGCATTGTGAACCGGATTCTTCTTATTCCGGTTGTGCTTGGTATTTCTTTCGAGGTTTTACAATTAACAAACTCACTTCGTAACGTTCCAGTACTGAAATATTTAGGTTATCCTGGATTGTGGCTTCAGTTATTGACGACAAAAGATCCGGATGACAAGCAAGTAGAAGTTGCAATTGCTTCATTCGAAAGATTGTTAGAGATTGAAGAGCATGGCGCTGTGGCTATGGAAGTTGTAACGAAGAGCGATTCTGAAACAGAAACAGAAACTGTTCCTGTAACTTAAGAAAAGCGGAAGCTGCCAATTATGGCTACTTCCGCTTTTTCATTTAATTAGGTATTATTTCTTAAATGTCCAGTCGTCATTTGCATATTTAGTACGTTCAATTTCGAAGACATATTGGAGCTGTTGCTCTGTTAATTCCATAGGTTCCAGTTCCATATCGAGCGCTAATTCAAATCCTTTTGAAAACGCGTCCGCACATTCGCTAACCGTCACTGGACGGTCAACCAATCTATCGATCGCTACCGCTTTCTCAGGCAAGCTTGTACGCATTTGTTCACGCTGCACTTCTGACTTGAATGTAAAAAGGGAAACGAGCTTATCAACATCCAGACTTAGAAGTATCGCACCGTGCTGCAAAATGACACCTTTCTGTCTCGTCTGCGCACTGCCAGCCACTTTCTTTCCTTCAACAACAAGTTCATACCAACTAGGCGCATCAAAACACACGGCGCTTTTTGGTTTTTTTAAATCATCGCTCTGTTGCGCCGTTTGGGGCACTGAAAATGTTGCATCCAGCCCAAGATTACGGAACCCTTCAAGCACACCACCCGAAATAACACGGTATGCTTCCGTAACCGTTTCAGGCATATTCGGATAACTTTCACTGACAATTACGCTGTATGTAAGTTCATGTTCATGGAGAACGCCTCTTCCTCCAGTAGGTCGCCTGACGAAACCAAGCCCATGTTTTTTCACTTCATCCAAATTTATTTCTTTTTCAACACTTTGAAAATAACCAATCGACAGTGTCGCCGGCTCCCATTCATAAAATCGAAGCACTGGACCAATTTCCCCTTTACTATGCCATTCCAGCAATGCTTCGTCGAGCGCCATGTTGAACGAAGCGCGGCATTTCCCTGAATTAATGAAGTGCCAAACCTTTTTCCCCATCCGAATTCCCCCCCTTCACAACGACTATCATTTTAACATTCCCATCAACACTTAGGCTATCTATTTTCATCATCTAAGATCAAAACACCATCCGTCATGTTATATACCTTGTCACAATAGCCAACTAAACGGGTATCATGCGTGACCACAATAGTCGTAGTGTTCTTATTCTTAGTTTCATTTTTCAACAGTTCCATCACTTCATAGGCACGATCTGAGTCTAGGGAAGCCGTTGGTTCATCAGCTAAAATAATAGATGGATTACTATAAAGTGCTTTGGCAATTGCCACTCGCTGACGTTCACCACCGGACAAATCAGCTGGATATTTAGAACGCAAGTCGCCAATTCCCAAGTCTTCATAGAGTTCTTCGAGTTGTTTTTTTGTCATATTGTCTTTTTTCACTTGATCCAACAGTTTTAATTGATTTGCGACAGTTAGGAATGGGACAAGATTAGACGCCTGTAAAATGAATCCAATTTCCTTCAGCCGAATTTTTGACCGTTCCTTTTCATTTAAATCCGCAAGATTCTTATCGTTAATTATTACATCTCCTGAAGTAGGCGTAAGAAGCCCGCCCACAATCGTAAGGAATGTGCTTTTGCCCGAACCTGAAGGACCGATAATTGCGATAAGTTCTCCTCTTTCTGCAATGAAGTCAGTTGCCTTCATTGCTTCAACTTGTTTATGACCGCTGCCAAATGTTTTTTTCACTTGAATTAATTCTAAAACTGCCATCATTTATCCTCCTATCGCTTTCAATGGATCGATTCGCACAATTGTAAGGACCGAGAACAATGCGCCCAATATCGCAACGGCAATCAGAATCAGTCCATAGATGAGCATACTTACAAGGTCAAATGCAACAGGCACCGCACTTGGTAAAAATGCTCCCGTAATTAACGCGAATCCAAAACCTATGGCTACACCAATTGCCGACAATAGGAATGTCTGTGCAACGACTGAGCGAGACAGATACCTATTCGAGATGCCTTGTGCTTTCATAACACCAAACATACTTATCTTCTGGACTGTCAATACGTACAAGAAAATTGCTACGATGACCGCCGAAATAACAAACAAGAAATAGATCATGAAATTCAACGTCAAATTCTGTTCTGTATAACCAGGTAAACTCCGTATGAAAGTTTCAATCTCAATAGCTTCGAGTGAATCATCCCGAATGAGACCTGAAGTATCCCCAGTTCGGACAACAATTCCATTTATGCTTTCCTTATTCGCCTCAGCCGCTTCTCCAAACTTGACCCGTTGGAAAGTGGTAAGGTCACTATAAAGTACTGGAGCTGCATTAAATCGCGCTTTGTCTGTGAATCCGACAATTGTTAAAACTTCATCGGAGGAAGATAGTTGCAATTCATCGCCTACTTTAAATCCTTCTTCCTTTAATGCATCACTCGCGACCACTTCGTTACTGCCTGCAAATACTTCTCCTTCCGTAACCTTTGGCATTATGAATTCATCTTTATTTATCCCAAAAATAGAGACGTTGCTCTTCTGATCTCCATTTCCTGCGATAGCATTTATTTGACCAATTACAGCAATTTCCTTTGTATCGATATTATCCACATCAGCCAGTTTAAGAGATGATTGATTCATACTTTTGTC from the Sporosarcina psychrophila genome contains:
- a CDS encoding ABC transporter ATP-binding protein, yielding MAVLELIQVKKTFGSGHKQVEAMKATDFIAERGELIAIIGPSGSGKSTFLTIVGGLLTPTSGDVIINDKNLADLNEKERSKIRLKEIGFILQASNLVPFLTVANQLKLLDQVKKDNMTKKQLEELYEDLGIGDLRSKYPADLSGGERQRVAIAKALYSNPSIILADEPTASLDSDRAYEVMELLKNETKNKNTTTIVVTHDTRLVGYCDKVYNMTDGVLILDDENR
- a CDS encoding ABC transporter permease — its product is MFLAWNEIKKNKLRFTLIIGILMLVSYLVFFLSGLANGLENMNRESVDKWEATSIILTEESDKSMNQSSLKLADVDNIDTKEIAVIGQINAIAGNGDQKSNVSIFGINKDEFIMPKVTEGEVFAGSNEVVASDALKEEGFKVGDELQLSSSDEVLTIVGFTDKARFNAAPVLYSDLTTFQRVKFGEAAEANKESINGIVVRTGDTSGLIRDDSLEAIEIETFIRSLPGYTEQNLTLNFMIYFLFVISAVIVAIFLYVLTVQKISMFGVMKAQGISNRYLSRSVVAQTFLLSAIGVAIGFGFALITGAFLPSAVPVAFDLVSMLIYGLILIAVAILGALFSVLTIVRIDPLKAIGG
- a CDS encoding lipoate--protein ligase family protein: MGKKVWHFINSGKCRASFNMALDEALLEWHSKGEIGPVLRFYEWEPATLSIGYFQSVEKEINLDEVKKHGLGFVRRPTGGRGVLHEHELTYSVIVSESYPNMPETVTEAYRVISGGVLEGFRNLGLDATFSVPQTAQQSDDLKKPKSAVCFDAPSWYELVVEGKKVAGSAQTRQKGVILQHGAILLSLDVDKLVSLFTFKSEVQREQMRTSLPEKAVAIDRLVDRPVTVSECADAFSKGFELALDMELEPMELTEQQLQYVFEIERTKYANDDWTFKK